The Rhododendron vialii isolate Sample 1 chromosome 5a, ASM3025357v1 genome contains a region encoding:
- the LOC131325705 gene encoding uncharacterized protein LOC131325705 → MEQWTRLIEKKQTNKDWLEEMVRVDAALNQEGAAPLTGEQMSVTVLKNRPGYVKGLGLRPSSSIRTTSESALKALGLRPSSSATTPEYVSGLEMKIEAQNETIEKLLEATRQQQKINASMMEFLIEKGYTGHVGNAETSSND, encoded by the exons ATGGAGCAGTGGACTCGTTTGATTGAAAAGAAGCAGACAAACAAAGATTGGCTG GAGGAAATGGTTCGAGTAGATGCTGCACTTAATCAGGAAGGTGCTGCCCCATTAACAGGGGAGCAAATGTCCGTCACGGTGCTAAAGAATAGACCAGGTTATGTGAAAGGACTTGGCTTGAGGCCTTCGTCATCTATTAGGACCACATCTGAATCTGCCCTGAAAGCACTTGGCTTGAGGCCTTCATCCTCTGCCACGACCCCTGAATACGTGTCAGGCCTCGAGATGAAAATAGAGGCACAAAATGAGACCATCGAGAAGCTTTTGGAGGCAACTAGGCAGCAGCAGAAGATAAATGCTAGCATGATGGAGTTTCTCATTGAAAAAGGGTACACTGGACATGTTGGGAATGCTGAAACATCATCTAATGATTGA
- the LOC131325703 gene encoding uncharacterized protein LOC131325703, which yields MSQELRDIAHWFLLYNSLELEKYLEEHKNMLSIRAGENILTSSKKNFPNGSKIVCKNKMANGKRNFIKPCSLATRKKTKYEMARDERMKENNERLKAAGIDRILADLRGSSLPNCTNEKRMGTRNGVDDPDYMPPSIEDANDDESFDSLEHELQ from the exons ATGTCACAAGAACTTCGTGATATTGCTCATTGGTTCTTGTTGTACAATAGTCTGGAGTTGGAGAAGTATTTAGA GGAACACAAGAATATGTTATCTATTCGAGCTGGAGAAAACATACTCACAAGCAGCAAAAAGAATTTCCCAAATGGTTCAAAGATCGT ttgcaaaaacaaaatggcAAATGGGAAGAGAAACTTCATCAAACCATGTTCTTTAGCAACTCGGAAGAAAACCAAATATGAGATGGCAAGAGATGAGAGAATGAAGGAGAACAATGAGAGATTGAAGGCTGCTGGGATTGACCGTATACTAGCTGATTTGAGGGGTTCGTCTTTGCCAAACTGTACGAATGAGAAGAGAATGGGTACTAGGAATGGGGTAGATGATCCTGACTATATGCCACCAAGTATTGAGGATGCCAATGACGATGAGTCCTTTGATTCTCTTGAACATGAG CTCCAATAG